A stretch of Myceligenerans xiligouense DNA encodes these proteins:
- a CDS encoding AGE family epimerase/isomerase, producing the protein MTPWTELPSHRAWLDAECRRLLSFGLTSGLPGGGAAYLDDDGLADPAHGLQTWITCRMVHVYSLGTLLGIPGCGPVADTALAGLTGPLRDLRHGGWYHARAADGSADADAGKSCYDHAFVMLAASSAALAGRPGGTELLAEATRVYVEKFWDDDAGLPVDTWDLAFTNRDDYRGLNATMHSVEAMLAVADAVDALTAGSATSTAWQGGGATWRERAARAVAFVADLAERHAGRLPEHFGPDWTPDLGLNRDQPDDRFKPYGATPGHGLEWARLILHLEAATGPDAGLVRTATTLFDRAVADAWAADGADGFVYTTDWDGEPVVRTRMHWVLAEGIGAAAALHARTGDERFAGWYARWWDYAERYLVDRRRGSWHHELDPDNRPAAKVWPGKPDLYHAFQATLIPRLPLAPSPAAALAATPHGTM; encoded by the coding sequence GTGACACCGTGGACCGAACTGCCCTCCCACCGCGCCTGGCTCGACGCAGAGTGCCGACGCCTGCTCTCCTTCGGCCTCACCTCCGGGCTGCCCGGCGGCGGCGCCGCGTACCTGGACGACGACGGCCTCGCGGACCCCGCGCACGGACTGCAGACCTGGATCACCTGCCGGATGGTGCACGTCTACTCCCTGGGCACCCTGCTCGGGATCCCGGGATGCGGGCCCGTCGCCGACACCGCGCTGGCCGGGCTCACCGGCCCGCTCCGGGACCTCCGCCACGGCGGCTGGTACCACGCCCGGGCCGCGGACGGCTCCGCCGACGCCGACGCCGGGAAGTCCTGCTACGACCACGCCTTCGTGATGCTCGCGGCCTCCTCCGCCGCGCTCGCCGGGCGGCCCGGCGGAACGGAGCTGCTCGCCGAGGCCACGCGCGTGTACGTCGAGAAGTTCTGGGACGACGACGCCGGCCTCCCGGTCGACACCTGGGACCTCGCCTTCACGAACCGCGACGACTACCGCGGCCTCAACGCGACCATGCACTCCGTCGAGGCGATGCTGGCGGTCGCCGACGCGGTGGACGCGCTCACGGCGGGCTCGGCCACCTCCACCGCCTGGCAGGGTGGCGGGGCGACGTGGCGGGAGCGGGCGGCGCGCGCCGTCGCCTTCGTGGCGGACCTCGCGGAGCGGCACGCCGGCCGGCTGCCCGAGCACTTCGGGCCGGACTGGACCCCGGATCTCGGCCTCAACCGGGACCAGCCCGACGACCGGTTCAAACCGTACGGCGCCACGCCGGGCCACGGGCTGGAGTGGGCGCGGCTGATCCTCCACCTGGAGGCCGCGACCGGGCCCGACGCGGGGCTGGTGCGGACCGCGACGACGCTCTTCGACCGCGCCGTCGCGGACGCCTGGGCGGCCGACGGCGCCGACGGGTTCGTCTACACCACCGACTGGGACGGCGAACCGGTGGTCCGCACGCGCATGCACTGGGTGCTGGCCGAGGGGATCGGCGCGGCCGCGGCCCTCCACGCGCGCACCGGCGACGAGCGGTTCGCCGGGTGGTACGCCCGGTGGTGGGACTACGCGGAGCGGTACCTCGTCGACCGGCGCCGCGGTTCGTGGCACCACGAGCTGGACCCGGACAACCGCCCGGCCGCCAAGGTCTGGCCGGGCAAGCCCGATCTCTACCACGCCTTCCAGGCGACCCTGATCCCGCGGCTGCCGCTCGCCCCGTCGCCGGCCGCCGCCCTCGCGGCCACCCCGCACGGAACGATGTGA
- a CDS encoding alpha-galactosidase: protein MTHTHPAEPQACTTLRRDGVAVVLDHPASGLPSVLHWGADLGPLSPADHTALDAATDPRTPPGTLDAGRRVPLLPQESDGWAGRPGILALRDGGPVFPRWTVTERTADDATLRLTATSDGLELRTRLAVERGGLVTLRHTLTNTGAGTVTLDQLDAVLPVPRGADHLTSFTGRWAREKTPVTAAMPAGAATVTSRRGRGGHDAPWVSIASAGEPRNRAGEAWAVHLGWSADVVHRTDRMTDHEPQLGAGELLRPGEIRLAPGETHEAPVAYFAWSDSGLDGLSRRFHTWMRAREQHPDGVRPLVLNTWEAVYFDHDPERVAALARAAAAVGVERFVLDDGWFHDRRDDTRGLGDWVVDPAVWPGGLEPLADLVRELGMRFGLWFEPEMVNLDSDLARAHPDWILGNPASVPSPDGLSFRNQYVLDLAHPEAWEHVRGQMSALIDALGITFVKWDHNRDLVEAVHMDGGRPRPGTHAQTLAAYRLIDRLKADHPGLEIESCSSGGARTDLGILARTDRVWASDSNDPAERQDIQRWTELVLPPELIGAHVGPSPAHSSGRATDLSYRVATALQGHAGFEWNILECAPDETEAIRAYAALYKELRGLLHSGTVVHGDPADPALRVRGVVAADGTEAVFTVATVGALSDARPERVTLPGLDTELRYTVRVREEAGSAKWFGGTPRWLAEEPSDIPGAVLDRVGLQLPHLWPMQALVLHLRAA, encoded by the coding sequence ATGACACACACACACCCTGCAGAGCCGCAGGCATGCACCACGCTCCGGCGCGACGGCGTCGCCGTCGTCCTCGACCATCCGGCTTCCGGACTGCCGTCCGTCCTCCACTGGGGCGCCGACCTCGGGCCGCTCTCCCCCGCCGACCACACCGCCCTCGACGCCGCGACCGACCCGCGGACCCCGCCGGGCACGCTCGACGCGGGCCGGCGCGTCCCCCTGCTACCGCAGGAGTCCGACGGCTGGGCAGGTCGTCCGGGCATCCTGGCGCTGCGCGACGGCGGCCCCGTGTTCCCGCGCTGGACGGTGACCGAGCGCACGGCCGACGACGCCACACTGCGCCTCACCGCGACGTCGGACGGGCTCGAACTCCGCACGCGGCTCGCCGTCGAGCGCGGCGGCCTGGTGACGCTGCGGCACACGCTCACCAACACCGGCGCGGGCACCGTGACGCTGGACCAGCTCGACGCCGTTCTGCCCGTGCCCCGCGGCGCCGATCACCTGACCAGCTTCACCGGCCGCTGGGCGCGGGAGAAGACGCCGGTCACGGCGGCGATGCCGGCCGGGGCGGCGACCGTCACGAGCCGGCGCGGGCGCGGCGGGCACGACGCGCCGTGGGTGAGCATCGCGTCGGCCGGCGAGCCGAGGAACCGGGCCGGTGAGGCCTGGGCGGTGCACCTCGGATGGTCGGCCGACGTCGTGCACCGCACGGACCGGATGACCGACCACGAGCCCCAGCTCGGCGCGGGCGAACTGCTCCGGCCCGGTGAGATCCGCCTCGCCCCCGGAGAGACCCACGAGGCACCGGTCGCGTACTTCGCCTGGTCCGACAGCGGCCTCGACGGGCTGTCCCGCCGGTTCCACACCTGGATGCGAGCACGGGAGCAGCACCCGGACGGCGTGCGCCCGCTCGTGCTGAACACCTGGGAGGCCGTGTACTTCGACCACGACCCGGAGCGCGTCGCGGCGCTGGCACGGGCGGCGGCCGCCGTCGGCGTCGAGCGGTTCGTGCTCGACGACGGCTGGTTCCACGACCGGCGGGACGACACCCGCGGGCTCGGCGACTGGGTGGTGGACCCGGCGGTGTGGCCCGGCGGGCTGGAACCGCTGGCGGACCTGGTGCGCGAGCTCGGCATGCGGTTCGGGCTGTGGTTCGAGCCGGAGATGGTGAACCTCGACTCGGACCTCGCGCGAGCGCATCCGGACTGGATCCTGGGCAACCCCGCGTCGGTGCCGTCGCCGGACGGGCTGTCGTTCCGCAACCAGTACGTCCTCGACCTCGCCCACCCCGAGGCCTGGGAGCACGTGCGCGGGCAGATGTCCGCACTGATCGACGCGCTGGGCATCACCTTCGTCAAGTGGGACCACAACCGCGACCTCGTCGAGGCCGTGCACATGGACGGCGGCCGGCCGCGCCCCGGCACCCACGCGCAGACGCTCGCTGCCTACCGCCTGATCGACCGGCTGAAGGCCGACCACCCGGGGCTGGAGATCGAGTCCTGCTCGTCGGGCGGGGCGCGGACGGACCTGGGGATCCTCGCGCGGACGGACCGCGTCTGGGCGTCCGACTCGAACGACCCGGCCGAACGCCAGGACATCCAGCGGTGGACGGAACTGGTGCTCCCGCCGGAGCTGATCGGGGCGCATGTCGGGCCGTCCCCGGCGCACTCGTCGGGGCGCGCCACGGACCTCTCCTACCGGGTGGCGACCGCCCTGCAGGGGCATGCCGGGTTCGAGTGGAACATCCTGGAGTGCGCGCCCGACGAGACCGAGGCCATCCGGGCGTACGCGGCGCTCTACAAGGAACTGCGCGGGCTGCTGCACTCGGGGACCGTGGTGCACGGCGATCCCGCGGACCCCGCGCTGCGGGTGCGGGGCGTCGTGGCGGCGGACGGGACGGAGGCCGTGTTCACCGTGGCGACCGTCGGCGCCCTGTCCGACGCCCGCCCCGAGCGGGTCACCCTGCCCGGCCTGGACACCGAGCTCCGCTACACGGTGCGGGTGCGGGAGGAGGCCGGGTCGGCGAAGTGGTTCGGCGGGACGCCGCGATGGCTGGCCGAGGAGCCGAGCGACATCCCGGGGGCCGTCCTGGACCGGGTGGGGCTCCAGCTCCCGCACCTCTGGCCGATGCAGGCCCTCGTCCTGCACCTGCGGGCGGCCTGA
- a CDS encoding acyltransferase family protein — MAEATTNSRTAGSPPAAAPRIRGLDGLRALAVAAVVGYHLEPAWLPGGFIGVDMFFVVSGFLITTLLLREISATSWIDLPAFWTRRARRLLPALLLVLLVAVPVARLVERDLTVGIGRQVLGALTFSTNWLEISAGSDYFDETAPELLRPLWSLAIEEQFYLAWPVLLVVLLLAVRSGRWRVPVVLAAALASALVMALLYTAADPTRVYYGTDGHAFGLLLGAAVTLRRHRAGPLPHGVWARLLPPFALVGLVILWVSLRSDSPLTYPGGLALASLLTLVLVLACASEVRWLTGLMELAPLRWIGQRSYGIYLWHWPVLLVTEAAMSDGGQGAPAGSWQAWAGGGVVVAVTLAVSAASYRFVEMPVRRLGFRGSSRALWAQLRARAPGARPWPARVAVGVTVLALAGTTTAVATAPRVSGAQEAVEAGLTAQAAAERAAAETGDTADRGGGSASGDGAGAGGSDGGSGNRSEAGSDGGATPPPGAGQGRRISGFGDSVLAAAVPAVLGEWPRADIDAMPNRQWSDAPALVRQAVERGTLRDVVVLNFGTNAGFQERESVDAAERTLELIGPDRLVVLVNTVGISYWVPDANARLDKIAAGRDNVVVVDWNAVCAKRPELLHADATHPNMEGIAVYAAQIQKAFDVLEKRSS, encoded by the coding sequence GTGGCCGAAGCGACCACCAACTCCCGGACCGCCGGATCGCCGCCGGCGGCGGCCCCCCGCATCCGCGGGCTCGACGGCCTGCGCGCGCTCGCCGTGGCCGCCGTCGTCGGCTACCACCTCGAACCCGCGTGGCTCCCGGGCGGATTCATCGGCGTCGACATGTTCTTCGTCGTCAGCGGTTTCCTCATCACCACGCTGCTGCTGCGCGAGATCAGCGCCACGAGCTGGATCGACCTGCCCGCGTTCTGGACGCGGCGCGCACGGCGGCTCCTGCCGGCCCTGCTGCTGGTGCTGCTCGTGGCCGTCCCCGTGGCTCGCCTGGTCGAGCGGGATCTGACCGTCGGCATCGGGCGCCAGGTGCTCGGTGCCCTCACGTTCAGCACCAACTGGCTGGAGATCTCCGCCGGCTCGGACTACTTCGACGAGACCGCCCCCGAACTGCTGCGGCCGCTGTGGTCCCTGGCCATCGAGGAGCAGTTCTATCTGGCGTGGCCCGTGCTGCTCGTCGTCCTGCTGCTCGCCGTGCGGTCCGGGCGGTGGCGGGTGCCGGTCGTCCTCGCCGCGGCCCTCGCGTCCGCCCTCGTCATGGCGCTGCTGTACACCGCGGCCGACCCCACCCGCGTCTACTACGGCACCGACGGCCACGCCTTCGGCCTGCTGCTCGGCGCGGCCGTCACGCTGCGCCGGCACCGCGCCGGCCCGCTGCCGCACGGGGTGTGGGCGCGCCTGCTGCCGCCGTTCGCACTCGTGGGCCTGGTGATCCTGTGGGTGTCGCTGCGCAGCGACAGCCCGCTGACCTACCCGGGCGGGCTGGCGCTCGCGTCGCTGCTGACGCTGGTGCTCGTGCTGGCGTGCGCGTCGGAGGTGCGGTGGCTGACCGGGCTCATGGAGCTGGCGCCGCTGCGCTGGATCGGGCAACGGTCGTACGGCATCTACCTGTGGCACTGGCCGGTGCTGCTGGTGACCGAGGCCGCCATGTCCGACGGCGGTCAGGGCGCGCCGGCCGGTTCGTGGCAGGCGTGGGCCGGGGGCGGGGTGGTCGTCGCCGTGACGCTGGCCGTGTCCGCGGCGTCGTACCGGTTCGTGGAGATGCCGGTGCGGCGGCTCGGCTTCCGGGGCTCGTCCCGCGCGCTGTGGGCGCAGCTCAGGGCCCGCGCGCCCGGGGCGCGCCCGTGGCCGGCCCGCGTCGCGGTCGGTGTCACCGTGCTGGCTCTCGCCGGGACGACGACGGCGGTCGCCACCGCGCCACGGGTCTCGGGGGCGCAGGAGGCGGTCGAGGCCGGCCTCACCGCTCAGGCCGCCGCGGAGCGGGCAGCCGCGGAGACGGGCGACACGGCCGATCGAGGCGGCGGCTCCGCGAGCGGGGACGGCGCCGGTGCGGGCGGCTCCGACGGCGGCTCCGGCAACCGGTCCGAGGCCGGCTCCGACGGCGGCGCGACGCCGCCACCAGGCGCGGGGCAGGGCAGGAGGATCTCTGGCTTCGGGGACTCCGTGCTGGCGGCCGCCGTGCCGGCGGTCCTCGGGGAGTGGCCGCGGGCCGACATCGACGCCATGCCGAACCGCCAGTGGAGCGACGCCCCGGCGCTCGTGCGGCAGGCCGTCGAGCGGGGCACCCTGCGCGATGTCGTCGTCCTCAACTTCGGGACCAACGCCGGGTTCCAGGAGCGCGAGTCCGTCGACGCGGCGGAGAGGACCCTGGAGCTGATCGGGCCGGACCGGCTCGTGGTCCTCGTGAACACGGTCGGCATCTCCTACTGGGTGCCCGACGCGAACGCCCGCCTGGACAAGATCGCGGCGGGGCGGGACAACGTCGTCGTCGTGGACTGGAACGCAGTGTGCGCGAAACGGCCCGAGCTGCTGCACGCCGACGCGACCCACCCGAACATGGAAGGCATCGCCGTCTACGCCGCACAGATCCAGAAGGCGTTCGACGTGCTGGAGAAACGCTCGTCGTAG
- a CDS encoding PIN domain-containing protein, protein MTASLRTIVLDSEAVSAAARDDARIKARLEAAARLDQRVVVPAVVAAELFTGRPDDARLHRVLNLVSDVVPIDRSTAVAAGILRERAERARRKKPNLTVDAIVAAVAREAAPTAVLTADVDDLSLLCDGADVTVLPATD, encoded by the coding sequence GTGACGGCCTCGCTCCGCACCATCGTGCTGGACAGCGAAGCGGTTTCCGCAGCGGCTCGGGATGACGCACGGATCAAGGCGCGCCTGGAAGCCGCAGCTCGCCTTGATCAACGGGTGGTGGTCCCCGCCGTCGTCGCAGCTGAGCTGTTCACCGGCCGCCCTGACGATGCCCGGCTGCATCGCGTCCTGAACCTGGTGTCCGACGTCGTCCCTATCGATCGATCCACGGCGGTAGCGGCCGGGATACTGCGAGAGCGAGCCGAGCGTGCGCGCCGCAAGAAGCCGAACCTGACGGTCGATGCGATCGTCGCCGCAGTTGCGCGGGAGGCTGCTCCTACCGCCGTGCTCACGGCGGACGTCGATGACCTCTCGCTGTTGTGCGACGGGGCCGACGTGACCGTCTTGCCCGCGACGGACTGA
- a CDS encoding CopG family transcriptional regulator: protein MIAIMAGSDFERATFTAPHDVLAEARAIAGRGEFSAYVASALRRQIERDKLRTLVDEMIERSGPVDEDLVARYMDEMK from the coding sequence ATGATCGCCATCATGGCGGGCTCAGACTTCGAACGCGCGACGTTCACCGCGCCTCATGACGTGCTGGCGGAGGCTCGTGCCATCGCCGGCCGCGGCGAGTTCTCCGCCTATGTCGCCTCGGCGTTGCGCCGCCAGATCGAGCGCGACAAGCTGCGCACGCTCGTCGACGAGATGATCGAGCGCTCAGGTCCTGTCGATGAGGATCTCGTCGCGCGCTACATGGACGAGATGAAGTGA
- a CDS encoding NUDIX hydrolase: MDLRIGCYAVITDDAGQMLLPHWKEGHMSGWTMPGGGMEPGEHPADAAVREVFEETGYHVELGELLGVDNIVIPAEDRIEPGRRPMQGVRLVWRARIVGGELTVERDGSTDDVAWHTQEAVDALDRVELVDVARRWAGLI; encoded by the coding sequence ATGGACTTGCGTATCGGCTGCTACGCCGTGATCACCGACGACGCGGGACAGATGCTCCTGCCCCACTGGAAGGAGGGGCACATGTCCGGCTGGACGATGCCGGGTGGTGGGATGGAGCCCGGAGAGCATCCTGCCGACGCCGCCGTGCGCGAGGTCTTCGAGGAGACGGGCTACCACGTGGAACTCGGGGAGTTGCTCGGCGTGGACAACATCGTCATCCCTGCCGAGGACCGTATCGAGCCCGGCCGCCGCCCGATGCAGGGCGTCCGCCTGGTGTGGCGAGCCCGGATCGTCGGCGGGGAGCTCACGGTGGAGCGGGACGGCAGCACCGACGACGTCGCCTGGCACACCCAGGAGGCGGTCGACGCCCTCGACCGGGTCGAGCTGGTCGACGTCGCGCGCCGCTGGGCGGGACTCATCTGA
- the pcrA gene encoding DNA helicase PcrA: protein MTSLFDSLHLPGFPGGSEAEPGDTSRLPSVAPRWDDDGAGDSAVPAEPEWLAGLPHEAEAPRAKGAYAHLDPDELLDGLNPQQRAAVVHEGGQLLIVAGAGSGKTRVLTHRIAYLLATGRARAGEILAITFTNKAAAEMRERVESLVGPAAGRMWVSTFHSACVRILRREAKTLGLKSSFSIYDAADSRRLVELVAREQNLDLKKYPARSLANKISDLKNELIDPDTYARQAGSEEEAPAGVGWAAARDKQRFDQVLADVYTRYQQRLSQAHALDFDDIIMTTVNLLQAFPNVAEHYRRRFRHVLVDEYQDTNHAQYVLVRELAGVTDESAAAHDGDDPQAVALDPAELTVVGDADQSIYAFRGATIRNIQEFEADYPNATTLLLEQNYRSTQNILSAANAVISRNAGRKPKRLWTDAGAGAKITGYVGDDEHAEARYVAQEIDRLGDEHGVRPGDVAIFYRTNAQSRALEEVLIRVGLPYKVVGGTRFYERKEVKDAVAYLRALANVDDDVNLRRIVNVPKRGLGARAESLVADFAERERISFGAALDRVEEIPGMTTRSLKPLRAFAELMTGLRELVDDGAGPAEVLSAVLDRTGYLAELRASEDPQDASRVENLAELHAVATEFGELEPEGDLADFLERVSLVADADQIPDEDVADSVAEEEKEDTPDRGVVTLMTLHTAKGLEFPVVFLTGMEDGTFPHMRSMNDDVELAEERRLAYVGITRARERLYISRSAVRAAFGMSNEFPPSRFLEEIPEELWDWKRRESSTQAIRGGYGGWGSGGYGSGNGRRGGAGSGSRVDTSWSGSRSRSGSAAKDRNPAGTSSGNGSRFGSVNVQKAVPSLDVGDKVTHDTYGLGTVIGVEKNDVVKIDFGSNGAKRIALKYTKVTKL from the coding sequence ATGACCTCGCTCTTCGACTCCCTGCATCTTCCCGGCTTTCCCGGCGGCTCCGAGGCCGAGCCGGGTGATACGTCGCGCCTGCCGAGCGTGGCGCCCCGATGGGACGACGACGGTGCGGGTGACTCGGCGGTCCCGGCGGAGCCGGAGTGGTTGGCAGGGCTGCCGCACGAGGCGGAGGCGCCGCGGGCGAAGGGCGCGTACGCGCACCTCGATCCGGACGAGCTGCTCGACGGGCTGAACCCGCAGCAGCGGGCCGCCGTCGTGCACGAGGGCGGGCAGCTGCTCATCGTGGCCGGGGCGGGCTCGGGCAAGACCCGGGTGCTCACCCACCGCATCGCGTACCTCCTGGCGACGGGCCGTGCCCGGGCGGGGGAGATCCTGGCGATCACCTTCACCAACAAGGCCGCCGCGGAGATGCGCGAGCGGGTCGAGAGCCTGGTGGGCCCGGCGGCCGGCCGCATGTGGGTGTCCACCTTCCACAGCGCCTGCGTGCGCATCCTGCGGCGTGAGGCCAAGACGCTCGGGCTCAAGTCGTCGTTCTCGATCTACGACGCCGCCGACAGCCGCCGCCTCGTCGAGCTGGTGGCGCGCGAGCAGAACCTGGACCTGAAGAAGTACCCGGCGCGTTCGCTCGCGAACAAGATCAGCGACCTGAAGAACGAGCTGATCGATCCCGACACCTACGCGCGGCAGGCGGGCTCCGAGGAGGAGGCACCCGCGGGCGTCGGCTGGGCCGCGGCGCGGGACAAGCAGCGGTTCGACCAGGTGCTGGCCGACGTCTACACGCGCTACCAGCAGCGCCTGTCCCAGGCGCACGCCCTGGACTTCGACGACATCATCATGACCACGGTGAACCTGCTCCAGGCGTTCCCGAACGTCGCCGAGCACTACCGCCGCCGGTTCCGGCACGTCCTCGTGGACGAGTACCAGGACACGAACCACGCGCAGTACGTGCTGGTGCGCGAGCTCGCGGGCGTCACCGACGAGTCGGCGGCCGCGCACGACGGCGACGATCCGCAGGCCGTCGCCCTCGACCCGGCCGAGCTCACCGTCGTCGGCGACGCCGACCAGTCGATCTATGCGTTCCGCGGCGCCACGATCCGCAACATCCAGGAGTTCGAGGCCGACTACCCGAACGCGACCACCCTGCTGCTGGAGCAGAACTACCGCTCCACGCAGAACATCCTCAGCGCCGCGAACGCCGTCATCTCCCGCAACGCCGGCCGCAAGCCCAAGCGGCTGTGGACGGACGCCGGCGCGGGCGCCAAGATCACCGGCTACGTCGGGGACGACGAGCACGCCGAGGCGCGGTACGTCGCCCAGGAGATCGACCGGCTGGGCGACGAGCACGGCGTGCGTCCGGGTGACGTCGCGATCTTCTACCGCACCAACGCGCAGTCCCGCGCGCTGGAGGAGGTGCTGATCCGGGTCGGCCTGCCCTACAAGGTGGTGGGCGGCACGCGCTTCTACGAGCGCAAGGAGGTCAAGGACGCCGTCGCCTACCTGCGCGCGCTGGCCAACGTCGACGACGACGTCAACCTGCGCCGCATCGTCAACGTCCCCAAGCGCGGGCTGGGTGCCCGGGCCGAGTCGCTCGTCGCGGACTTCGCGGAACGGGAGCGCATCTCGTTCGGCGCGGCCCTCGACCGCGTCGAGGAGATCCCGGGCATGACGACCCGCTCCTTGAAGCCGTTGCGCGCGTTCGCCGAGCTCATGACCGGCCTGCGGGAGCTGGTCGACGACGGCGCCGGGCCGGCCGAGGTGCTGTCGGCCGTGCTGGACCGTACGGGCTATCTCGCGGAGCTCCGGGCGTCGGAGGACCCGCAGGACGCCTCGCGCGTGGAGAACCTCGCCGAGCTGCACGCCGTGGCGACGGAGTTCGGCGAGCTGGAGCCCGAGGGCGACCTCGCGGACTTCCTGGAGCGTGTGTCCCTCGTCGCGGACGCGGACCAGATCCCGGACGAGGACGTCGCCGACAGCGTGGCGGAGGAGGAGAAGGAGGACACGCCCGATCGCGGCGTCGTCACCCTGATGACCCTCCACACCGCGAAGGGCCTGGAGTTCCCGGTGGTGTTCCTGACGGGCATGGAGGACGGCACGTTCCCGCACATGCGCTCCATGAACGACGACGTGGAGCTCGCCGAGGAACGCCGGCTCGCCTATGTGGGCATCACGCGCGCGCGCGAGCGGCTGTACATCTCGCGATCGGCCGTCCGTGCCGCGTTCGGCATGTCCAACGAGTTCCCGCCGAGCCGCTTCCTGGAGGAGATCCCGGAGGAGCTCTGGGACTGGAAGCGGCGCGAGTCCTCGACGCAGGCGATCCGCGGCGGGTACGGCGGCTGGGGCTCGGGCGGCTACGGCTCGGGCAACGGCCGCCGTGGCGGCGCGGGTTCCGGCTCCCGGGTGGACACCTCGTGGAGCGGCTCGCGCTCTCGCTCGGGGAGCGCGGCGAAGGACCGGAACCCGGCCGGCACGTCGTCGGGCAACGGCTCGCGGTTCGGCTCCGTCAACGTCCAGAAGGCCGTCCCGTCCCTGGACGTGGGCGACAAGGTCACCCACGACACCTACGGCCTGGGCACGGTGATCGGCGTCGAGAAGAACGACGTCGTCAAGATCGACTTCGGCAGCAACGGCGCCAAGCGCATCGCCCTGAAGTACACGAAGGTCACCAAGCTCTGA
- a CDS encoding SigE family RNA polymerase sigma factor, whose amino-acid sequence MATETGGSTRDVEIVRSHADPVAAFTVFAQDSTPALYRIAYLLCGDPHRAHDLVQLALERTYKAWRRVGDGDPFAYARRVVATARIDTWRRTRREVLSDDLVGGGGPTAPSSDMEIAERDRLVRALMALPVKQRRVVVLRYLLDRTALQTADELGVSVGTVKSTASRALARLRTLVAPEPGQEARS is encoded by the coding sequence ATGGCCACCGAGACCGGCGGTTCGACGCGCGACGTCGAGATCGTGCGATCGCACGCCGACCCGGTGGCGGCGTTCACCGTGTTTGCCCAGGACAGCACTCCGGCCCTGTATCGCATCGCGTACCTGCTGTGCGGCGACCCGCACCGTGCGCACGATCTGGTGCAGCTCGCGCTGGAACGCACCTACAAGGCCTGGCGGAGGGTCGGAGACGGCGACCCGTTCGCCTATGCCCGTCGTGTCGTGGCGACAGCGCGGATCGACACCTGGCGCAGGACCCGCCGTGAGGTGCTCAGCGACGACCTCGTCGGAGGCGGCGGTCCCACCGCGCCGTCGTCGGACATGGAGATCGCCGAGCGGGACCGGCTCGTGCGCGCACTCATGGCGCTCCCGGTCAAGCAGCGTCGCGTCGTCGTGCTGCGGTACCTGCTCGACCGGACCGCGCTCCAGACCGCGGACGAGCTCGGCGTCTCCGTGGGGACCGTGAAGTCGACCGCGTCGCGCGCTCTGGCGCGCCTGCGCACTCTCGTCGCACCCGAGCCAGGACAGGAGGCCCGGTCATGA
- a CDS encoding SigE family RNA polymerase sigma factor, with translation MTSAASARAVTDSVPVVVAGKRTREVEFTAFAQARTPDLVRIAYFLCGDAHRAHDLAQTALERTFRHWNKLADGDPYAYARRVVTTARIDTWRRNRKEVPTEGEAMVWRTSEATPAPDSAIAERDRLVRALAKLTAKQRRVVVLRYLLDRSEAETAATLGVSAGTVKSTASRALTILRDVLGADGLGTNREEGRS, from the coding sequence ATGACATCCGCCGCAAGCGCCCGCGCCGTGACCGACAGCGTGCCGGTCGTCGTGGCAGGCAAGCGGACCCGCGAGGTGGAGTTCACCGCTTTCGCCCAGGCCCGGACCCCGGACCTGGTGCGCATCGCGTACTTCTTGTGCGGTGACGCTCACCGTGCCCATGACCTGGCCCAGACCGCCTTGGAACGCACCTTCCGGCACTGGAACAAGCTCGCCGACGGTGACCCCTACGCCTACGCGCGCCGGGTGGTCACCACGGCGCGGATCGACACCTGGCGGCGCAACCGCAAGGAGGTCCCCACCGAGGGCGAGGCCATGGTGTGGCGCACCTCGGAGGCGACACCGGCGCCGGACAGCGCGATCGCCGAGCGCGACCGTCTCGTCCGGGCACTCGCGAAACTCACCGCCAAGCAGCGGCGCGTCGTCGTACTGCGCTACCTCCTGGACCGTTCCGAGGCGGAGACGGCCGCGACGCTGGGCGTCTCGGCCGGAACGGTGAAGTCGACGGCATCCCGCGCCCTGACGATCCTGCGGGACGTGCTGGGCGCCGACGGGCTCGGAACCAACCGTGAGGAGGGCCGGTCATGA